CGATATGAGTCAGACCCAGTCCCTCGCCGTCAAGACCCGCGCGGGCCTCGGCAAAGGTGCCTGCCGCAAACTGCGTGCCCAGGACATGGTCCCCGGCGTGTACTATGACACCAAGGGCGTCAACATTCCGGTCATGGTCGAGCACCTTCCCCTGCAAAAACTTTACTCCAAGACGGCTTCCGCCCACGTCTTCGATCTGCGGATCGATTCCGACGCCGGCCAGGAAACCAAGCCCTCCCTGGTCTGGAAGGTGGTGCATCATCCCACCAAGCCCCGGATCACCCACGTTGATTTCTACGGCGTTGACTTGACCAAGGAAATCGAAGTCTTCGTGCCCGTGGAAGTGGTGGGCAAGGCCAAGGGCCAGGTCAAGGGCGGATTGCTTGAGATCTACCGCGAGACCATCGAAATCGTCTGCCTGCCCCTGGCCATTCCCGATAAAGTCGTTATCGATATCA
The DNA window shown above is from Desulfovibrio sp. TomC and carries:
- a CDS encoding 50S ribosomal protein L25/general stress protein Ctc, whose protein sequence is MSQTQSLAVKTRAGLGKGACRKLRAQDMVPGVYYDTKGVNIPVMVEHLPLQKLYSKTASAHVFDLRIDSDAGQETKPSLVWKVVHHPTKPRITHVDFYGVDLTKEIEVFVPVEVVGKAKGQVKGGLLEIYRETIEIVCLPLAIPDKVVIDITNIDINENIQIADVALPEGVKAVYDSNYAVLGVVTAVAEEAPAAGA